One window of the Pyrus communis chromosome 17, drPyrComm1.1, whole genome shotgun sequence genome contains the following:
- the LOC137723750 gene encoding wound-induced protein 1-like, which produces MQNKAIVEALYKALAQGKTDTVGKLLASDLEWWFHGPPMSQHMMRVLTGKSSHTDFRFEPRSITEIGDGVIIAEGWEGAKAYWVHAWTLKDGLITQFREYFNTWLTVRDLKLEGWESFTVWESMPNDLFHRSLPALLLAI; this is translated from the coding sequence ATGCAGAACAAGGCAATTGTTGAAGCTCTCTACAAGGCATTGGCACAGGGCAAAACAGACACAGTGGGAAAGCTTCTAGCCAGTGACCTAGAATGGTGGTTCCATGGCCCCCCAATGAGCCAGCACATGATGCGCGTACTCACAGGGAAGTCCAGCCACACTGACTTCAGGTTCGAGCCCAGAAGCATCACAGAGATTGGAGATGGTGTGATCATTGCCGAGGGATGGGAAGGGGCCAAGGCCTACTGGGTCCATGCGTGGACCCTCAAAGATGGGTTGATTACGCAGTTCAGGGAGTATTTTAACACGTGGCTGACTGTGAGGGATCTGAAGCTGGAGGGGTGGGAGAGCTTCACTGTGTGGGAGAGCATGCCGAATGACCTATTCCACCGCTCCTTGCCAGCCCTATTGCTTgctatttag
- the LOC137722602 gene encoding probable inactive purple acid phosphatase 28 has translation MGSPSSAANWKYQTLSEDVDSSVESSSAANWKHSVLYLSFLCSVIYFFQSQISHNLLIGHRPVRVKKTSPDLPLRFRSDGTFKILQVADMHYGNGRLTRCRDVLDSEFDRCSDLNTSHFLRKMIEAEKPHFIAFTGDNIFGSSSVDAAESMLRAFGPAIDSGVPWAAILGNHDQESTMTREELMSFISLMDYSVSQVNPLAEDLSKGGSAKNIDGFGNYDLKVYGALGSYLANTSILNLFFLDSGDRETVEGVQTYGWIKESQLHWLRDISQGFQGHIGYLDRSAEAFPPDKPPALVFFHIPIPEVRQLWYKKIVGQFQEAVACSKVNSGVLQTLVSMGDVKAVFMGHDHTNDFCGNLDGIWFCYGGGFGYHGYGNARWPRRARVILAELGKGKKGWMGVERIKTWKRLDDEKLSKIDEQVLWKYEPSG, from the exons ATGGGATCGCCGTCCTCGGCAGCAAACTGGAAATACCAGACGCTGTCCGAAGATGTTGACTCTTCAGTGGAATCGTCCTCGGCAGCAAACTGGAAACACTCGGTCCTGTATTTGTCATTCCTCTGCTCAGTCATCTACTTTTTTCAATCCCAAATCTCTCACAATTTGCTAATCGGCCATCGGCCTGTCAGGGTTAAAAAAACCAGCCCAGATCTTCCCCTTCGTTTCCGGTCCGACGGAACCTTCAAAATCCTGCAG GTGGCTGATATGCATTACGGGAATGGAAGGTTGACTCGCTGCCGAGATGTGTTGGACTCCGAGTTTGACCGGTGTTCTGATCTCAACACCTCCCACTTCCTGAGGAAGATGATTGAAGCTGAGAAGCCTCATTTCATTGCTTTTACag GAGATAATATATTCGGGTCAAGCTCTGTTGATGCTGCTGAATCCATGCTTAGAGCATTTGGTCCTGCCATTGATTCAGGAGTTCCGTGGGCAGCAATTTTAGGAAACCACGACCAAGAATCTACGATGACACGTGAGGAACTGATGTCTTTTATCTCACTTATGGATTATTCAGTTTCGCAAGTTAATCCATTAGCTGAGGATCTCTCTAAAGGAGGAAGCGCGAAAAACATTGATGGATTTGGCAATTATGATCTGAAAGTATATGGTGCCCTGGGATCCTATTTGGCAAACACAAGCATCCTCAATCTTTTCTTTCTTGACAGTGGAGACAGGGAAACTGTTGAAGGAGTTCAAACTTATGGTTGGATTAAGGAATCTCAACTCCATTGGCTTCGCGACATTTCTCAGGGATTTCAG GGCCACATTGGATATCTAGATCGCTCAGCAGAGGCTTTTCCTCCGGACAAACCACCAGCGCTTGTATTTTTTCATATCCCAATTCCAGAGGTCCGGCAGCTGTGGTACAAAAAGATTGTTGGCCAGTTTCAGGAGGCTGTGGCATGTTCAAAAGTGAACTCAGGAGTTTTGCAGACCCTTGTATCCATGGGAGATGTGAAAGCCGTGTTCATGGGACACGATCATACCAATGACTTCTGCGGGAATCTTGATGGTATTTGGTTTTGTTATGGTGGGGGCTTCGGGTACCATGGTTATGGAAACGCTAGGTGGCCAAGGAGAGCAAGGGTCATATTGGCAGAACTTGGGAAGGGAAAGAAAGGCTGGATGGGCGTTGAGAGGATTAAGACATGGAAGCGTCTTGACGATGAGAAACTGAGCAAGATTGATGAGCAAGTCTTGTGGAAATATGAACCATCAGGATAG